The following nucleotide sequence is from Oceaniferula flava.
ACCAAAAAGACCGCCGAAGATCTCTCCGAATACATTCAAGAAACCGGCCTCAAGGTGCGCTACATCCACGCCGATGTGGGAGCCGTCGAGCGGGTGGAAATCCTGCGCTCGCTGCGCAATGCTGAGATCGATGTGTTAGTGGGCATCAACCTGCTCCGAGAAGGTCTTGACTTACCGGAAGTGTCCCTCGTTTGTATCCTCGATGCCGATAAGGAAGGTTTCCTACGCAACGAAACCTCCCTCATCCAGACCGCCGGCCGCGCCGCCCGCCACGTCTCCGGCGAGTGTGTGCTGTTCTGCGATGAGGTCACCGATTCCATCCAGGCCCTGATCAACATCACCGAATACCGTCGCGCCAAACAGATCGAGTACAACGAACAACACGGCATCACGCCACAGAGTGTCATCCGTGGTGTTCAGAAAAGCCTGAGCCAGGCCACCGTCTACGCAGAAAGCGCCGATGAGGTGAACCGCGCCGTGCTCAATGAGGACGAGGCCAGCTACAACGTCACCCAAGTGATTGCCGAACTCGAGGAGGAAATGCGCGAGGCCGCTGCCAAGTTGGAGTTCGAGCGCGCTGCCCACCTCAGGGATCAGATCAAACAGCTGCAGAAAGGTTGACCTCATCCAGGAGATGGCCATAGTCCATTTTCATGAGCTCTAACTATGCCCCCGGCTTATGTTCTTACGGTTTTTTAATCCCCTACGAAAACGAAGCGATTGGAGGGCTTTTGCAATCGGCATGGGACCGCGCAGAGGACTTCGACGGCGCTACCGGTGAGACCCGACGACTGAAATCCGATTATGTCTCGCTGTGGATGAACTTTAACGATGGTTCAGTCAGCACCATTCTCGAAGTGGGAAATATTCCGGGCATGGTGGCCACGGTCGATCAGTTGCTGGAGAAAAAAGAAGCGCTGATCACCGTCGTTGACATCCACGACACCAGCCCCGAGGTCAGAGCCTGCCCATTTCGTATTCAATGCCCGCAGACATGGCTAGGCAGCCTGCCACCGACCGATGAGCAGCTCCCTGTCAGCCTAACACTCACCGCCCAAGACGCTCAATTTTTCATCAACGAAGAGGCTCTCGCTGCGGACGCCCAACTCGCTGATTACGGCAGCCACTTTTTCTGCCCGTCACAGCTCGAAGACGACCTCCCCACCCAAGCCAACGCTTTTGTCATCGGCAAGATCCTGCTCGCCATCCACACGGAAAACGATCTGACCGAAGGGAAATTCTGGGCACTCAGAGTGCGAACCTTCGCAGGTGAAATCTGGGTCGCTCTACCTGACGACGCCGTCCATGGCGATCCCCACGGCCAATTCATCGTCGCTCAAGGCGTGCTCTCCGGCACCTTTCCAGACTGCCTACCGGAACCCAACACCGCCACGGAAGAGGAAGGTGGACTCGATACCGCCCTCCTGGAAGAGCGGGTGCGCGAACTTACTGGCGCATATTTTCAAAGCCCCGAGGCAAACAGCTACTTTTATGAAATCCATCCGGATCCCATCGCCTTGAAAGTTTCCAAAGGGATCGGACTGGTGAACAAAAGCTTCCGTGAAGCAGCCAAGAGCATGCCCGTGAAACGGGTGCTCGACAGCCCTGAAATCCGCAATCGTTACCAACAGGCAGCCACCGCAGCTGAGCTGGTAATGGCTCCAGTTGTCATCGCCAATAATCAGATTCTGGAAGGCAGCAGCGGCGGCCCAGCACTCGTGGTCATTGGCTTCGGCGAGGACTCTGCACTCTTCACCACCCTGAAGGATGCACAAGAGATCCTCACGAAAGCGCATCTCGAAGGGCCTGAAAACGCCCAAGAGCAAGAGCTCGCCACCCTGATCGAGGACGAGGAATACCACTTCGGCCGCAGACGTCCACTGCCGGCGTGGTTGGTCGGTAATATAGAAGCCTATGCCGTGGACCTCTGGATTCCCAAGCAGTCGATCGAGCTGGAAACCCTGATGATGGAAATTGTGTTCTGTCTCGCCGAGCGCGGCCCGAACGGACTGACATTCGCCGTCCCGGCGGTAGCCATCAATCAAGCGATGGATGAACAAAATAATGCCCGAGAGGCCAGCAGCACACCGCCGCCATTGCCACCCGGCACAGGGTCCACACCCCCGCCTCTTCCGCCACCGCTCCCACCTCAATAGCAACGCCTGTTTCCTCGGCAAAGCTACGAAGGAATTCACTCATTCCGGCTCGGGTAGAACCAAAAAAATAAGCCGAATGCTCAAGCATCCGGCCCATTGGAAAGGAGTGACAGAAGCCACTCAGCGGCGATCTTCGCCTAGCGTTTGCGTCGCAGTAGCGCGAGGCCTCCGAGGGCCAACATCGCCATGCTGCTTGGCTCAGGAATGGTTTCCGTCTTCAGATTGTAAACCAGAGTAACTATACCCGAGGCATTCACAGGGGTAATCGCATACTCGGTGCCACCATCGGAGGTGACGTTCAAATACTGCTCGGTGACGATGCCGATGTCGAAAGTCCGGTTCGCGCTACCTCCAGGTCCGCTGACATACTGGCTATACACACCACTGAACACAGTGTCGCCTCCGCTCGAAGAAACGGATTCTCCGCTCACCGCCATACCATCTGCGCCCTCGGAGCTATAATCTCCAATGCCGTCACTGTCATTACCATCCAGACTGAATGTGCCTGAGTTGACGACCTCAGTGGAAGTAAACACGGGAGCAAAACTTGAATTCACGGTAGTCACATCCGTGTTGTCGCTATCCAAAGAGATTTTCGCACCAAATTCATAGCTCCCAGTGGCAGGATCCACAGCATCGTTATCAATCACCAGCTGGCCGCCATAAATATCCATCTCCCAAGAAATAACAATGGATTCGATGTCACTGACATCTCCAGCGTAGCTCTCAAATGTCATGATCGTGGAGAACTGAGGGATGCTAGGCCCAAAGGTCTTCGTCTGGATAACTTGTTGAGCCTGAGTAGAAGAAACCAAAAAAGGTGCTAAAACCAAGGCTAAATTAAATTTTTTCATGGTAAGGGAACGGCAATATTCGTTGCCGCCCACAATTTATAAATAAAAAATTAGGACCTGCAAGGCAATAATTACAGTTTTGTTAAAAATGAGAGATTAATAAGGAAATTTATCGCGATTTCTCTTACAATTTTAAAACTAACAACCCCTTTTCCAAGGGCCCAATGAGCCTAGGACATCACATTTCAAATAGGTCGATAAGCGATCTGTCCCCCAATGGAGCCATACTCAACGCTAGTCCACAACGGACAAGCGCTCGCCACCCACCGCACTGCTGAGCTGCTGCAGCAGATCTGCCGCCTGCTTCTGACCGGTATTAGTCAGGAAAAACTGCTTGTGCGCGTGTAATCCGTCGCTTCGGATTTCCATCAGCTCCTTCTTCGCCAGGGTATCCACAATCTTGGTAGTATTCGCCGGCTTGCGATGGTGGCTGTGTAGCAGCACGTTGAGTTTTTTGGTGTCCGTCTCCTCACTTCCCTCGAGCAGCTTGTAATAGCTCGCGAGCAAGACCGTCTCTGTGCCGGAAAGTCGATACGAGGCATCGTTGAAAATCGCACGGATGGCGCGCAGGCTCTCCGAGACACTTTCGTCCTCATCCGCCTGTTGACCTACCTCAGCAAAAAATGCTTCCTCCGCCAGCTTCAGCTCCAGCTTCTTGGACATCATTTCAT
It contains:
- a CDS encoding PEP-CTERM sorting domain-containing protein — translated: MTFESYAGDVSDIESIVISWEMDIYGGQLVIDNDAVDPATGSYEFGAKISLDSDNTDVTTVNSSFAPVFTSTEVVNSGTFSLDGNDSDGIGDYSSEGADGMAVSGESVSSSGGDTVFSGVYSQYVSGPGGSANRTFDIGIVTEQYLNVTSDGGTEYAITPVNASGIVTLVYNLKTETIPEPSSMAMLALGGLALLRRKR